A stretch of Sphingomicrobium flavum DNA encodes these proteins:
- a CDS encoding OmpA family protein: MTRLLILPLTLLALSGCTDRGAGEGDAGDNAMPSNQTQSVFRDEVRNEIEEPLEDEAPRELTIGFPEGGSELDAAAVEALSGFLSPDWVSGDAPVRLWGHSDTVGSDAQNFEAGEARARAVADYLEANGVRPERITIVSLGEGNPVEPNYLPDGSDNEAGQRANRRVEMMVGGMPEADGEPVDGSQNTT, translated from the coding sequence ATGACCCGCTTACTCATTCTGCCGCTGACCCTGCTGGCGCTGTCCGGCTGCACCGATCGCGGTGCGGGGGAGGGCGATGCGGGCGACAATGCGATGCCCAGCAACCAGACCCAGTCGGTCTTCCGCGACGAGGTGCGCAACGAGATTGAGGAGCCGTTGGAAGATGAAGCGCCGCGTGAGTTGACCATTGGCTTCCCCGAAGGCGGTAGCGAGCTCGATGCCGCGGCGGTGGAGGCATTGTCGGGCTTTCTGTCGCCTGACTGGGTGAGCGGCGATGCGCCCGTGCGGCTCTGGGGGCATAGCGACACGGTCGGCAGCGATGCGCAGAATTTCGAGGCCGGCGAAGCCCGCGCCCGTGCGGTTGCCGACTATCTGGAAGCCAATGGCGTGCGTCCCGAGCGCATCACCATCGTCTCACTGGGCGAGGGCAATCCGGTCGAGCCCAATTACCTGCCAGACGGTAGCGACAATGAAGCGGGCCAACGCGCCAATCGCCGCGTCGAGATGATGGTGGGTGGTATGCCAGAGGCTGATGGCGAGCCGGTGGATGGAAGCCAGAATACCACCTGA
- a CDS encoding GNAT family N-acetyltransferase, with product MDIKFTEHNGRGRWSVTPGGADEEAEMTFSRNNDQLIMIDHTFVPESARGQGVGEALAERAVADAREKGWKIIPVCTFFKAQAEAHPDWDDVIKG from the coding sequence ATGGATATCAAATTTACCGAACACAATGGCCGCGGCCGCTGGAGCGTGACGCCTGGCGGCGCGGACGAAGAAGCTGAAATGACCTTCAGCCGCAACAACGACCAGCTCATCATGATCGATCACACCTTCGTGCCCGAAAGCGCGCGCGGTCAGGGCGTGGGCGAAGCACTGGCCGAGCGCGCGGTCGCCGATGCGCGCGAAAAAGGCTGGAAGATCATCCCCGTCTGCACCTTCTTCAAGGCGCAGGCCGAAGCCCATCCCGACTGGGACGACGTCATCAAAGGCTGA
- a CDS encoding cytochrome c biogenesis CcdA family protein, with translation MLAALGLAFVAGLVTILNPCVLPILPVLIGSALGQHRLGPVALAGGLVVSFATFGFAIIAFGFSLGIDQSLIRSIAGALLLGAGLLLLVPRAQAALSAAAAPLTNRANMALSTAAGDGLKGQFGIGLLLGLVWAPCVGPTLGVAIAAAAQGENLFQAFITFLLFGTGVALSILAFAYGSKKALGERSKAARTLARYAKPILGVTLILVGAMVLTGFDKLIEAALIDLLPPGLIAFTTRF, from the coding sequence TCGTCGCCGGGCTGGTCACCATCCTCAATCCCTGCGTGCTGCCTATCCTGCCGGTCCTGATCGGGTCGGCGCTGGGGCAGCACCGGCTGGGCCCGGTTGCGCTGGCGGGCGGGCTGGTCGTCAGCTTCGCCACCTTCGGCTTTGCGATTATCGCTTTCGGTTTCTCGCTAGGGATCGACCAGTCGCTCATCCGCTCGATCGCGGGCGCGCTGCTGCTGGGTGCCGGGCTATTGCTGCTGGTGCCCCGCGCGCAGGCGGCGCTGAGCGCCGCCGCTGCCCCGCTCACCAATCGTGCCAACATGGCGCTTTCCACCGCAGCGGGCGACGGTCTCAAGGGGCAGTTCGGGATCGGGTTGTTGCTGGGGCTCGTCTGGGCGCCCTGCGTTGGTCCCACGCTGGGGGTCGCCATCGCGGCTGCAGCGCAGGGCGAGAACCTTTTCCAGGCGTTCATCACCTTCCTCCTCTTCGGCACGGGGGTCGCGCTGTCGATCCTCGCCTTTGCCTATGGCTCCAAGAAGGCGCTGGGCGAACGGTCGAAGGCGGCGCGGACATTGGCGCGCTATGCCAAACCAATCCTTGGCGTCACGCTGATCCTCGTCGGGGCGATGGTGCTGACAGGCTTTGACAAGCTCATCGAAGCGGCATTGATCGACCTGCTACCGCCGGGACTGATCGCGTTCACCACGCGCTTTTGA